In Brassica napus cultivar Da-Ae chromosome C2, Da-Ae, whole genome shotgun sequence, the sequence tgactttggggtttagggatttcattctcggtgtttagggttaagcgttgtaaaatcgtcgtaaatggttatctattccacgtaatttcgtcgtaaatggaaaaatgcgggcctggtaacttcgtcgtaaacgcgggcctggtaaattcgtcgtaaaccgacgttttgacgtaatttcgtcgtaaatcgaaaaacgcgggcctggtaacttcgtcgtaaatgtaaAAATGCGGgcatggtaacttcgtcgtaatattacatcgcgtttacgacgaatccttttctatatattgagacgccgagacgaggctttctcgttcattcctcccaaactcctctcctctccctctaaggtacactctctttcctcctttttttttagttagtttaggtgattaattagttaggtaattagtttaggtgattagttaggtaattagtttaggtgattagttagatgacggaaaactatagtttaggtgattagttaggtaacagaataattttttaattatgtggtCATAATtggttaaatttatttaaattttttttagatggctcctagaaggaaaccagcagcacctacttatgcccagttgtttggcgatggttccggtacatcttcttccggtccatcgtcttccgatgcagttccagactctcagacttctcagagagttttttcgagtcctcctcttccagcgcagatgcctccacctcctcctccagtgGCTGCACCTCAGCCTGTTCCAGAAGGTgtagttcatccggatttgcgtgtgccttcatatgctcccttcgcgagatatacggtggaagATTTGCTTGCttagcctggacgggagggtttggatgttctagaccctgATAGACCCCGaagaacttattggtaagttattaatttttattacattaaaatttaaattatttttattttctaacggtgaaattgttttttttttcaggtttggggctaacaaccgtgttagccggagcgtttcggcgacgattaagggttactacgacggggcatatccgaactggagcaagacaccaaatcacgttatgatcacgtggtttaaatgttttgcggtaagaacACAGAACAATCTAGACGTTAGACCACAGCTGTCATGGGTGAGTCACGTAGACTATCAAATTTGTTACGGAGCAGGAGTGTCTCCTTTATTGTACTCGAGCTCCTCCCTTTCTGAACCGTCGCTCTGTCTTTTGTCTTGTTCTGTTTCTCCTGAGATGAGCCTTTTGCTTGATTGGTTTTGCTCTGGCCCATTGGACTGATCTTACTGACAAGGAGTTCTGTTAATATCTACTTGGTGTATGACCCTCTATGGGTTTTAGAAACAAACGGACTACCTTGAATCTCGTGTATTACACATGACAGCGGAGGGAGAGCGTCACAAGTCAATAACAGTTGGACGTGCATATCTGCAACTTGTGAGATTTAAGGTTAGAGCTATACAATAGAAGAAGCGATTGGTGAATTACCTATAAAGAAGAAATTATATCACTGATAATGGAATCCAGGAGAAAGCTTTGTATGAGAAAACAGTTGTGAAATATATATGATTCAATTATTCACATTAAAGTAACATTGTGTTcatttacatgtatatatactCTACCCTGTACATTTACAGTTAAACCGGATACTAAGGTAAACCAAGGGCTAATACCCCCCCCCTCTCAAGATGGAGGTGCATAGATATCTAGAACACCCATCTTGCCAATAAGATCCCGGAATGGAGTAGGATACAATGCCTTGGTGAGGACATCTGCAAGCTGCTGATTAGTACGAACATACATTGTCTTCACCATGCCGTTATCAATGCGTTCTCGAATCGTATAGTAATCCAACTCCACATGTTTAATTATTTCGTGATACACAGAGTTATTAGCAATGTGTAACGCTGCCGTATtgtctccaaacaactgagtaGGCAATGGTAGAGCGACATGTAAATCCTTCATGATTCAAATGATCCACTCAATCTCACAAGAAGCATCAGTCAACGCTCTAAACTCTGCTTATGCTGTACTTCTTGATATTGTGTGTTGCTTCTTCGACCTCCAAGACACTAACGAATCACCAATGAACATCGCATAACATGTTATAGATTTTCGAGTGTCCCTACAAGAACCCCAATCAGCATCTGCATAACCACGTAGTGTCAACTGTCCATTAGCTTCATAGAAAACACCTTGACCAATAGTCCCTTTAAGATACCTTAGAAGCTTGTGAACAGCCGCCAGATGAGCATCACGTGGTTTAGATGAATATTGGCGTAGCTTGGTTAAAGCATAAGCTATGTCGGGTCTTGTGATCGCCAAATACATCAATCTGCCCATCAACTTTCTATAAACCTTGGGATTTTCAAGTGACTCTCCCATTTCATGAATCACTTTGGAGCCATCAGATGGTTTCCGTATTGTCTCAGACGATAGCTTGATCGTAGGATCCAAAGGAATAGATGATGGTTTGCAACCAAGAAAGCATGTATCATCAAGTAGCTCCAAcacatacttcctttggcaAACAGAGATCCCCTGCTTCGATCTTGCAATTTCCAATCCGAGGAAGTAATTTGCTTATCCTAGATTCCTGAGCTTGAAATGTGATTCCAACTCATCTATGAACTCCTTCACTGCTCCATCATTATTACTCGCCACCAATAACATATACTAACACAGCCAAATATCTCCCACTGACATTCTTCACAAACAGCGTATGATCATCATGAGACTTCTTGAATGACCAGTTCATCTTGCCGGCAAGATCAATAAGAATTCGAACTGTAGACAACTTCGCAACTGGTGAAAACGTTGCTTTGTAATCTACCCCTTCTTCTTACGTGTACCCCTGATCCACCAACTGTGCTTTAAATCTCTCCACAGTACCATCCGGATTATACTTCACCTTAAAAATCCATTTGCAACCAATAGGTACTTTACCAGGGGGTAAAGGACAGACACTCCAAGTGAAATTTCTTTCCTGAGAACCAATCTCGTCTCCCATAGCATCTCGCCACAACTTATCCAACAAGGCTTCTGAATATTTTTGTGGTTCTTTGATTTTGGTGATAGCATTTATGAAAGCTTAAAAAGGTTCAGAGAGAGATGAATAACAAACAAAATTTGCAATAGGGTAAGGTGTAGTGTGGGTACGTTTAACGTTGTAACAATGAAAGTCCTGCAGGTTTGCGGGTTGTTTCTTTGAACGATATGGTCTACTTCCAGAGGGAAGTGAACCAAAAGATGATGGCACATCAGAAGGATGTACATTAGAGGATACATTCTCAGATGAAAATGTATCAGGTTGTGCATGTGAAGGAAAATGAGGAAAGAAGGATTTGACAACATCAGTTCGATCTGATGAAACAAAAGGAAAGATTTCCTCATGAAAATGACATGTCGAGAGATAGAAACAGAATGTGTCTCTATATCTAGTAGCTTATAACCCTTATACCCAGTAGGATACCCTAGAAAAATATAAGCTCTAGCACGAGGATCAAATTTGAATCTATTCTTAGTTGATGTGCTAGCATAACAAAAACAACCAAAGGTTTTAAGAAATTCATATTCAGGTTGTTTGCCAGTAAGCTTTTCATAAGGTGTTTTATTTCCTATCACTGGAGAAGgtaatttatttatcaaaaacacATCAGTCAAAACACAATCACCCCAAAATTTTAATGGAACATTTGACCGAAACAACAATGCTCTAGcaacatttaaaatatgttgATGTTTTCTTTCTACTACAGAGTTTTGTTCAGGAGTTTCAGGGCATGAATGATAAGAGACAATTCCTTTAGATGCATACAAGTCAGTGAATTTCAGTTCATTAGCATTATCTGATCTTACTGCTTTAACCGTAGTGTTATATTGGTTCTCAATCATTGTAATGAAATCAGGGAATATGTGAATAACATTAGACTTGTTACGCATTAAAAAAACCCAAGTTGCTCTACTGAAATCATCAACTATCgtgaaaaaatatttgaaaccaTCCACAGTTTGTTCAGAAAATGGACCCCAAGTATCTATGTGTAACAGATCAAAAGCCTATTTACTTATATTGTGTCTAGATTTAAAAGGAATAAGCTTTTGTTTAGACAGATGACATATATGACACGCATCAGAATGACCTTTATTCTTTAAATGAGAAATTTTCAATACATCAGATAATGAATCCACTTTTTCATAAGAT encodes:
- the LOC106378198 gene encoding secreted RxLR effector protein 161-like; amino-acid sequence: MNWSFKKSHDDHTLFVKNVSGRYLAVLVYVIGGESKQGISVCQRKYVLELLDDTCFLGCKPSSIPLDPTIKLSSETIRKPSDGSKVIHEMGESLENPKVYRKLMGRLMYLAITRPDIAYALTKLRQYSSKPRDAHLAAVHKLLRYLKGTIGQGVFYEANGQLTLRGYADADWGSCRDTRKSITCYAMFIGDSLVSWRSKKQHTISRSTA